A window of Candidatus Afararchaeum irisae contains these coding sequences:
- a CDS encoding 1,4-dihydroxy-2-naphthoyl-CoA synthase, with protein sequence MVSDIFDPERWETVDLGHKFDDITYHRAVDHGTVRIAFDRPDVRNAFRPQTVDELYDALEHAKRQTDVGCVLLTGNGPAEDGGWAFCSGGDQSVRGDSGYGYGDGNEDGDSDSEPEDTSGTGRLHILEVQRLIRHIPKPVIAVVPGWAVGGGHSLHVVCDMTIASEEHAKFKQTDPDVASFDAGFGSAYLAHQVGHKKAREIFFVGKTYSADEADEMGMVNETVSHQDLEDVALDWAGEINSKSPTAIRMLKYGFNLDTDGMVGQQVFAGEATRLAYMTDEAKEGRDAFLEDRDPEFDDFPWHY encoded by the coding sequence ATGGTCTCGGATATATTTGACCCCGAGAGATGGGAGACCGTCGATCTCGGACATAAGTTCGACGACATCACCTACCACCGTGCCGTAGACCACGGCACCGTACGTATCGCGTTCGACCGTCCCGACGTCAGGAACGCATTCCGACCCCAGACGGTCGACGAGCTCTACGACGCTCTCGAACACGCGAAGAGACAGACAGACGTCGGCTGTGTCCTTCTCACGGGCAACGGACCCGCCGAAGACGGAGGCTGGGCTTTCTGTTCGGGGGGAGACCAGTCGGTGAGAGGCGACTCGGGCTACGGATACGGAGATGGAAATGAAGACGGCGACTCCGATTCCGAACCCGAAGACACCTCAGGAACCGGACGTCTCCATATACTCGAAGTCCAGCGTCTCATACGCCACATACCCAAGCCCGTGATCGCTGTCGTCCCGGGATGGGCGGTCGGAGGCGGACACTCTCTCCACGTCGTCTGTGACATGACTATAGCGAGCGAGGAACACGCCAAGTTCAAACAGACCGACCCCGACGTCGCGTCGTTCGACGCCGGATTCGGAAGCGCCTACCTCGCCCACCAGGTCGGACACAAGAAGGCGCGCGAGATATTCTTCGTCGGAAAGACCTACTCCGCCGACGAAGCAGACGAGATGGGAATGGTCAACGAGACTGTCTCACACCAAGACCTCGAAGACGTCGCCCTCGACTGGGCGGGAGAGATCAACTCGAAGAGCCCGACTGCGATAAGGATGCTCAAGTACGGATTCAACCTCGATACCGACGGCATGGTGGGTCAGCAGGTCTTCGCCGGAGAGGCTACACGTCTCGCCTACATGACCGACGAGGCGAAGGAAGGAAGGGACGCCTTCCTCGAAGACCGCGACCCCGAGTTCGACGACTTCCCGTGGCATTACTAA
- the menC gene encoding o-succinylbenzoate synthase translates to MTSLEAEYACFSLDLKKPLSTARGEIESRDGFLIRLTDGEYTGYGEATPLPPWTETHDEAENAVYRSLESLGSTDTDDLRESLPSHETPSARYGISLALADLRAKRRGVPLYEYLGDSNDDIRRTVRLNATVGDADVDETLRSVGEYVDDGYPTVKIKVGSRDLDEDVERVRAIDDEYDVKIRADANGGWSYDEASEFAYGVSDLGSFEYLEQPLEADDLEGHSRLRRSTDLDIGVDESLIDHSVSEVVEEEAADYVVLKPMSFGGVEKAHEVGEMARQNRVVPVVSNLIETVVGRSAGAHLAASLRVETACGLGTGDMLAEDLGDGLVENGFIRLSDGSGNSEVDGVW, encoded by the coding sequence TTGACTTCCCTCGAAGCCGAGTACGCGTGTTTCTCGCTCGACCTCAAGAAGCCGCTCTCAACCGCAAGGGGTGAGATAGAGTCACGCGACGGCTTCCTGATACGACTCACCGACGGCGAATACACGGGATACGGAGAGGCGACTCCCCTGCCACCGTGGACTGAGACCCACGACGAGGCGGAGAACGCGGTCTACAGATCCCTCGAAAGTCTCGGTTCGACAGACACCGACGACCTTCGGGAATCCCTTCCGTCACACGAGACTCCATCCGCAAGGTACGGCATTTCTCTGGCACTCGCAGACCTGAGGGCGAAGAGGCGTGGCGTCCCTCTCTATGAGTACCTCGGCGACTCCAACGACGACATACGGAGGACTGTACGACTCAACGCCACGGTCGGAGACGCAGACGTTGACGAGACTCTTCGGAGTGTCGGGGAATACGTTGACGACGGATATCCGACTGTCAAAATAAAGGTCGGATCGAGAGACCTCGACGAAGACGTCGAACGCGTACGCGCCATAGACGACGAGTACGACGTCAAGATACGCGCCGACGCTAACGGAGGCTGGAGCTACGACGAGGCGTCGGAGTTTGCTTACGGCGTCTCCGACCTCGGCTCGTTCGAGTACCTCGAACAGCCTCTCGAAGCCGACGACCTAGAGGGACATTCGAGGCTCAGACGTTCTACTGACCTCGACATAGGCGTCGACGAAAGCCTCATAGACCACTCGGTCAGCGAGGTCGTCGAGGAGGAAGCCGCCGACTATGTCGTTCTCAAGCCGATGAGTTTCGGTGGCGTCGAGAAAGCCCACGAGGTCGGCGAGATGGCTCGCCAAAACCGAGTCGTTCCTGTCGTCTCGAACCTCATCGAGACAGTCGTCGGACGTTCGGCGGGCGCACATCTCGCGGCGAGTCTACGTGTCGAGACTGCGTGTGGTCTCGGCACCGGGGATATGCTCGCAGAAGATCTCGGAGACGGCTTAGTAGAGAACGGCTTCATACGTCTATCCGACGGCTCCGGAAACTCGGAGGTGGACGGTGTCTGGTAG
- a CDS encoding 1,4-dihydroxy-2-naphthoate polyprenyltransferase has product MTDTNPKDVSRVRAWVIAARPHTFPAGVAPVVVGTGLALHDGVFDPLAALVALVSALLIQIGANFANDYYDAVKGADTDESEGYTRVTQQGLIPPETVKRGTALTFGLAFVVGLYLVKVGGAVILAVGVLSIISGIIYTGGPYPIGYHGLGDLFVFVFFGVVGVTGTYYVQAASAVGVALSTVVPPPGTLTSEAVVASLGVAGFETGILVVNNIRDLETDAQAGKKTLAVLIGYTASRFEYGLLVALSYAVPLYLFTRPDFGAFVLLPFLTVPYAISLLTTVATESNEDGLNPALEGTGKLLAVYSALFAAGMVVS; this is encoded by the coding sequence ATGACAGACACGAACCCGAAAGACGTCTCACGCGTCCGTGCCTGGGTCATAGCCGCACGTCCCCACACTTTTCCCGCGGGGGTCGCCCCCGTAGTTGTCGGAACAGGTCTCGCCCTACACGACGGAGTCTTCGACCCACTCGCCGCACTCGTCGCTCTCGTCTCCGCGCTCCTGATACAGATAGGTGCCAACTTCGCCAACGACTACTACGACGCCGTCAAGGGAGCCGACACCGACGAGTCGGAGGGATACACCCGAGTGACACAGCAGGGTCTCATACCTCCCGAGACAGTAAAGAGAGGAACCGCTCTCACCTTCGGACTCGCATTCGTGGTAGGACTCTATCTCGTGAAGGTCGGAGGAGCCGTGATACTCGCCGTCGGAGTCCTCAGCATAATCAGCGGTATAATCTACACAGGGGGTCCGTATCCTATCGGCTACCACGGACTCGGCGACCTCTTCGTCTTCGTCTTCTTCGGTGTCGTAGGGGTCACGGGAACCTACTACGTACAGGCAGCGTCGGCGGTCGGTGTCGCTCTCTCTACTGTAGTGCCGCCACCCGGGACTCTCACATCCGAGGCTGTCGTGGCGAGCCTCGGTGTCGCGGGATTCGAGACGGGGATACTCGTCGTCAACAACATACGTGACCTCGAAACCGACGCCCAAGCCGGAAAGAAGACTCTCGCTGTCCTGATCGGCTACACAGCGAGCCGGTTCGAGTACGGTCTACTCGTAGCTCTGTCGTATGCTGTCCCGCTCTACCTATTCACCCGTCCCGACTTCGGCGCGTTCGTCCTACTTCCTTTCCTCACAGTCCCCTACGCGATCAGCCTCCTCACGACCGTAGCGACCGAGTCGAACGAGGACGGTCTCAACCCTGCCCTCGAAGGCACAGGAAAGCTACTCGCAGTCTACTCGGCTCTGTTCGCAGCAGGGATGGTGGTATCTTGA